The Podospora bellae-mahoneyi strain CBS 112042 chromosome 7, whole genome shotgun sequence genomic sequence TTGAGATGGCAGGTCAGAAGGCGGAAAGCTGTaactaggtaggtaccttggGCGGGCGAACAGGAACGGTGTCGAGATCATCGACCGTAGACAGTTTGGTTGTCGTTgaaccaacctctccaactAGACAGAGTCAACCCACGACAAATTCCTGTTACGCACTCGACCTCTCTCGTCGTCACAAAAATgaagccctcccctcccacatcctcctcaccaccgtccccctATCCCGCGCCAACTGCCTCTCACGCCGGGGCTGTACCTGCGTATGCAGCAGGAGGTGTATCTCGCGAGGGCGAGGCAAGGGTGGGAGTGGTttcggggtggtgggatgattAATGAGCAGAACCTCGTCAATGATGGGTTGACGGAGGATGGGAGTTGTAAAATAATGGCCAGACGGAGTAGAGTTATAAtcagggggtggtgctgggggtgggggggctGGTCGGTTAGTGTGTTATATGGAAGGTAGCCTGTGTTGAACGGCTGCCAACGGGGAATAGATCTTTATACAGCTACGAAGGATAGTCAATATATTTCCCAAGCGAGGAAAATCGCCGATGCGGCAGTGGCGAATTCTAGTCTTTTGATGGTGTCTTCTTCGGGGATTCTGACCGAGTcttgtgaggaggatgggaattGTAATAATGACCAGCAGGCTTTCAAGGGGATAGTTGCGTATAATCTTGCAAAGTTGGATAGAACGTACCCAGGTGAGAGGCCGTAtaagggggttgttgactcgatgggcggaggagatgtGGCAGAATGATCGGGGGATGGTGAGCAAGTGGGtaggatggggaggggaactTGCATGGTGTTTCTTGGGGTGGGCCCTACGAGaaggggagtttggggaagCAGGTTtcggtggcggggttgtttgtGAGTTTGGTTGAGTAGGTAGAGAGATCgattgggagaggagggtaGGTGGTTCATTAGGAATAATTGCCTTTTACTTGCTGGTATAAGTTATAAAAAAGTGAAGACCAATCAGCTACCCACACAACCTGATAAGATCCTCTCATCCACCGAGCCAAAACAAAGGCCAACCAAAGTGAAAGTGGACAGAATGACTGGATGTTATCTGGCTAACTTACAGCAAGCAGCGCGCGCAAGAGATCAAGACTGCATCCAAGCATCTGCCCACTTCCAGCTCTCAACCTGGCTCGGCGAAACCGTCGGAAAGAGCTCCAACAAAGGGTGATATGTTGGCGGTATTGTGTGGAGGAACAACCAACTGTGAGCGACTTAATGGCAGAGAAGTAGCCATCCTTTATACTGGCTTTAGCTTGATGGATAGATGGTACCCTTAAGCCTTCTCAAGAGGCACGCGCAAGCcgaaaggagaagagaatAGCGCTTCTCTGCGCCGCGTTAACAATTGCGGCATTTTCTTGAGCTCGCTCGCCCGTGAGGGCGTCGGCCCAGTCAAACCATGGGGCGGCAAACAAAAAGTCCATCTTTGGCAAAGAAATTGAGAGAACCTATACGGAACCCCCTATTTAGCTTACCAGCACCCCCCCTTGATATAGAATTTAACTATATTGCGAAGCATAATTATTAAGGGTTAAAAGACATTCAATAGGCTCTAAAGGATAGCTAAAAGAcgttaatatataatttgAAAAACGTTAAAAGATAATCAAAAGACGTTAAAAGATAGGTAAGAGGCCTCAAAAGATAGTTAAAAAGGCTTCAAAGATAATGAAAAGGCTTTAAAAGATAGTGAAAAGGGCTGGAAAGATAATTTAAAAGCCTTAAAAGATAATTCcaaggcctttaaagataatTTGAAAACTTATTAGTTCTTCTTTTAAGGCCTTTTATCATAATATCGGAAAGGTAAGTAAATAGGTATGGGGGGTTCAGGATGCTGGTAAGACAAATAGAGGGCTCCGTAAAGGTTCTCTCAAGAAATTTGCCAAATTGCTTGTTCGGTCTCTTGGCCGTGAAGAGTGGTCTCCTCGAGAGGGCAAGGTGGGAGGATTGATGCAGCTTGTTTCGCAGGCTGGTAGAGCGCGAGCAAGGGCATGGTGTTCACTCGTGCGCACGCGCAGCTTCTCTCAGTGTAAGACGCTGAGTAATCCCTCGTCAGCTAGGCGAGCAGGCGAGGAAGCGCTGAATTGCCTCTCAAAGGACCTGGAGCGCTCCTTCATCAGCGACTGCATGTGAGAGCTCCTCGCAGCTTGTCATTACCACCCGGCTTGCCCGTGTTTCAGCTCAGGGGACGACtggaatttttttttttttgggtctGTGACCCTTGGCTTGCTTGCCGGGGATCTCTACCAGAGCGGCGCTTCCACACGATGCTCTTCGTCCTTGCAATACCTGTCATCAAATGGGTGTTTAAAATCAGATAAAAATCGTCGAAAGAGCAGCGCCTCCTCGCGATTATCACCCCCCAAAGCTTGGACGGGAGAGGTCCAAAGGAAATCACAACCCGCTGTCAAATGACAGAAACATTTCATGTCATATTACACAAGCCAGCAATAAAGTCGATATCTAGTAATCAAACACTTTTTATTCTCGCTTCCCGGCTATAAAGCCTCCCACGCTGCAAAAGAGGTCTCCCTCataaaaaaaagacagcaaCAGCGGTCCATGACGGATATAAacatcccatccatcatcatgaccgACCCATGACAAAAGCCATCCCCATTGACGTCCGCTCAAGCGCCCCCCATGACCAGAAGAATATAAAAAAAGGACAGAAAACAACAACTATTTCCCAGCCTGTTCCCCTCAGCCGACCGACAGCAACAGGCCATGAGTGGAGGTATCTTCcgcaaaaaaacaacatAAAAATGTGTGTAGTAAACAACACAAAACCCCAAGCAAGTATTTTTCATGGGCAAGAGCCCCCATCGTTAACAAATGTACCCAACTTGTTCTCAACTGCACATGACTTAGTGCCCCGCGGGAGGGAGCACGGGGTAAGTGACCCGGCCGGGGTCGGTGGGAGGGCTGGGGCGAGAGCGATCAGCGAGCGCCGGGTCGATACGGCTGTTATCCGTGTCTTCCTCATAGTCGCGGCGTTCAAGGCGCTGGCGGATGGCGCTTCTCAAGGCCTCGATGGTGCGCATGTTATTGAGCCAGTCATCATAGGTTTCGCCATCAGGGCCCTCAGAATCGCCACTAGGTGAGCTGACCGAGGAGGCACCAGGCTGGGCAGCGGTGGGAGTGCGGGCACCGTCCGACTCGGAGCCAGAGCGGCGGGCAGCAGCCTGGAGCATACCACCAGAGAGGCGGCGCTCATTGTGAGTGAAGTTGGACCCGAGACCAGCAGCCGTAGGAGGATAAGGCAGAGGGTTGGCGCGGCTGCTGAGGTTGGGATAGGCGACCGAGGTGGAGCTGTGGCGCGAGATGGGAGACATGCcggaggacgaggtggtaGGCGAGTGGCCAGAAGTGTACGACATGTtgctggagggaggggtgacGGCGGGGGTGCCGCTGCTGGAGTGGGAAGGGGCGGCACTGAGAGGAGACACCACCTGCTGAGCGCCAGAAGCAGCATAGGGGTCGACGGCTGGGCGAGCGGCATAAGAAGGCGATGGGTGACGGAGATCAACAGGGGCATAGTGAGAGTTGGGAGACCCGGTGTTCTCATACACGGTGTGCTGCATCTGCTCGAGCATCTGGTCGATCTGGGTCAAGTCCTCCTTGGTGCGAAGGTTGGGCATGGGTGGCAGATAGTAGTGCTGGGTGAGAGGAGTGGCATgggaaccaccacccatgGCGAGGGTGTGGGGAGCCTGGGCCATGTACTCGGTCGCTACACCGCCACCAGCCTGGAAGCCAAGACCATGGATGGGCATCAGGGAGCGACCTACCTGCTGGTAGGAGCTGGGGTCAATCTGACGGCGCTTGAGGTTTCCAAAGAGCTCGTTCAAGTTATCCAGCTGGCGCTTCTCCCGGGGGTCGGCATAGGAAGAGGCATGGTGGCTCATGAAATCTCCGCGGGGAGCACCCATGTGCTGAGAGTAGTACATGGGGGGCCCAGCGTGATAAGATGGGTGCTGGGGAGCCGCGGGGTGCTGGCCGTAGTAACTAGGCTGACCATTCTGCTGGTGCGGGTGGCCAAAGGGGCCGGTGTTAGTACCGCGCATGTGGCCATTATGATCATAGAAAGCGGGGGGAGCTAGAGGCGGATTAGCCTCGAAACCTCTGGGAGAACGAAAACGTGTTTGTTCGAGTACGTCGAGTAGTCAACAGATAGGAGTAGCATATGTGTCACATACCTTTGGAGTTTGGGTGAGCACGGTAGGCGGGGTTCATGCCACCAGGCTGGTCCTGGGTTCTGCCGACCAGAACAGAGTCATCGGCATGAGTCTTGACGTGCTTCTTGAGATCCTGAGGGCGCTTGAACGACTTGCCGCAGAAGTCGCACTTGTGGGGCTTCAGGGGAACATGGACGCGGATGTGGGAAGTGATATGGTCTCTCTTCACAGTGGTTGTCCTACAAGCATTCCACTGGCatgtgaggttgaggttgttggtgctcTTGCGGCCGACATGCTTCTCACAGATATGCTCCTGAAAAAGACAATGTCAGCGATAGCTCTCGTTCACAGCAAGTGAACAAACAACTTACATAAAGGACCTCGGCAGACGTAAACCGTTCGTTGCACTCAGACCACCGGCACACAAGGCTCTCATCTTGGGCAGTGCTGCTGGATGAGCTGGCGGTGGGAGCAGTGGATGGCGCGGGAGTCGCGCCGTTGGAGGTAGAGCTGGACGACCCGGAGGAGGgcgcggcggcagcagcagccggagtggcagcagcagcagtggtggtATCGGCAGCGGGTGCCGTTGGCGACACCTGTGTAGGTGAGATGCCCGAGGAGGACATCGTTGTCGAGATATCACGTGAAGTGCACGTGAAGAAGCTTAGGGTTGGTTTTTGGTTGTGGTCACGTGGGGTAGTCGAGAGAGACAAGCCCTAGCCCCACTCTTTTCAAAGGACGCCGAGAATGGACTGCTTGCGGTGGGAAGATGCCAAGACCGGGAGAAGCGTGTTGGCTGGGCAGAACTGGTCTTGTCGGGACGCGGTGTGCTTGATGGAATCAGACAACCCGCAACGGCAAATATGAACGAAACAGCGATGCTTGTTGCAAATGTTTTTGATTCTGCTCGTTGATGTGGCTCAAAGTTTGTTGCAGAGAGGAAAATGCTTCAGTATTGGATTCAGGAGAACAGCGGGCCATTATGTCCTTTATTACAGCTTTTTGCCCTCATGGCAATACATGGCGGAAACTCTTGGCAAAACtctcttggcctccttggcccGCTTGGCAAGTCGGCGCCTCGGATGCCAAGCTCACATCATTGGCTGATGGTGGCAGCGTCGGCCCGCCCGTCGTACCTGCTGCACTCTGCTGTTGAGGCAACCGCCAGTGCTGCGCCCTGTCCCCCTAACAAACCCTAACAGCACTACTTTGCCGCCAAGGACAGCCAAGATGACGCCAAGGCTTGGTATTTGCGAGGAATCCCTTGGCGTCCGTTTGTTGCCTCCCTCCACGAGAGTCACACGCTTTACGCTTTGCCCACATCTCCAGCACTTatgcaaccccaacccctgaCAGCTGCCATCTTCGATCGCGATAACTGGCAAGGAAGTTCATCGTTCCACTCCGGCAGCTGTGTTGTTGCGGGTCATCCATGTTGGGCATCATTCTTAATTCTGGATGGGcgattgttttgtttttgcggCTGCTTGCCGATTGATAACGCTATCAAGCCACTTCTGATCACAACAGCACCGCTGCACACAAAAGCAgctgccaaggccaagagaTCACCCCTCCGCGTGCCAAGCCCTTGGCGACCCCGACTTTCTTTGATACCGTTTTGCCTGGGCGATTACCATCAGTTTGGGTCAACAAGAGCCAACCTGCGCGCTGCTTTCTCGAAGCGAGCAGAAAACGTTGGTTTCAAAGCGGCGGTTCAGCGTCCGCTATACTAAAAAAaccaggaaaaaaaaaacaataacCCGCTGCCTGAGCTGCGTGCCAAACAGCACGTGCTACACCATCTCCACGTTTGGCGTCCGTTATGTTGAGCGACCCCGCGCATTGGGTCCCCATCCCAGGCGAGATGAAGtggggagagaggtgagTTGCACCCCACAGCCTTGTTGATTGGATcactcaacctcaaccagaCTTTTGCGCTCCTGAGGGGTTCTGAGGATTATCAACAACTCCTTTCCAGTCACTTTGATTTTGCCGGCAGAGACAGACGTCTCCAATTATCGAACACGGCACACGCTCCGTCAAAGCAACCACATCGCACACCTACTAAACATCATCTTTGATCTTGGCGATTCTCCTCGGCAGCTTGGACTTCCTTCTTGGCAACTCTTGGTCTCTCTACCGCTCGCCGAGCCATGCCCAGCAATTGCCCAGCAATTGCCCAGACGTGCCCAGCCACgccgaggatgccgagaGGGGGTTCGCAATTCTTGGCTGGATTTCCTACGGTCTGCtgccccctttcctcccccctttcaccCGCATCGGTTGCGCGGTTGATTTTTCCAAGATTGCCCAAGCTATTTTTCTCTCTGGTTCAAAACCTCCTACGGGGCCAAGATATCCGTGGCCTTCTCTGCGGATTCCTTGACTTCTTGGGTCCTCTCAGGATCCCGGGACAAGCGGTGGCCCGTTTCCTCGTGGGATTCTCTTGGAAAGCTTGGTATCAACAATGAAAGGTGAGATGACGTCGGGTGTAGTGTAACAATAACATCAACAATTCGATCAACGACAACAGATGGAGGTGAGGATATCGACATCGACGACCACGTCCAACCACCATTGCTGTTGTCACCAGGGATTTCACGCCCCCGCTTATTTTCCCCAGTGAAGTTCTTTGCAATCAAGAAAAATGGGCCAGAAAGATATCTCGATGCATGTAAACAAATCCGCGCATAAATCCCACGTGTGAACATCCGAATCGCTATCACAAGCCGAAAAAACATCAACACGTGCTCGCCGACACCGGTTGGCTGATCCGAAATCAGAGCAAGGCTATCCCAGAGATACTCAGTCTCGACATTGAGGTAGGGATGTCGACAACATTGTCTTGAAATCGACAATGAATTCATTAATACCTGCGCAGTCTAGACTCTAGGTCATTCGTTTACTCAAGGGAGTTCCtggcttggggttgaagaCATGGCGGGTTACCCTAGGTACCTCCTGGTTCA encodes the following:
- the PACC1 gene encoding pH-response transcription factor pacc-1 (EggNog:ENOG503NW34; COG:K) encodes the protein MSSSGISPTQVSPTAPAADTTTAAAATPAAAAAAPSSGSSSSTSNGATPAPSTAPTASSSSSTAQDESLVCRWSECNERFTSAEVLYEHICEKHVGRKSTNNLNLTCQWNACRTTTVKRDHITSHIRVHVPLKPHKCDFCGKSFKRPQDLKKHVKTHADDSVLVGRTQDQPGGMNPAYRAHPNSKAPPAFYDHNGHMRGTNTGPFGHPHQQNGQPSYYGQHPAAPQHPSYHAGPPMYYSQHMGAPRGDFMSHHASSYADPREKRQLDNLNELFGNLKRRQIDPSSYQQVGRSLMPIHGLGFQAGGGVATEYMAQAPHTLAMGGGSHATPLTQHYYLPPMPNLRTKEDLTQIDQMLEQMQHTVYENTGSPNSHYAPVDLRHPSPSYAARPAVDPYAASGAQQVVSPLSAAPSHSSSGTPAVTPPSSNMSYTSGHSPTTSSSGMSPISRHSSTSVAYPNLSSRANPLPYPPTAAGLGSNFTHNERRLSGGMLQAAARRSGSESDGARTPTAAQPGASSVSSPSGDSEGPDGETYDDWLNNMRTIEALRSAIRQRLERRDYEEDTDNSRIDPALADRSRPSPPTDPGRVTYPVLPPAGH